In the Phaseolus vulgaris cultivar G19833 chromosome 7, P. vulgaris v2.0, whole genome shotgun sequence genome, one interval contains:
- the LOC137829181 gene encoding uncharacterized protein: MFKLFQRWARVKEVFISRRLNRWGRRFDFVRFFNVNNAASLERDLDLCYIGNRKLYVNLPRYQRDDFECKRAEHKDPKGLRNGGDVHPFGQREGKEVWREKSGKEGHKNGTVTQSYADVVRKRTQDQWRGPSLTTKMVTLPWMTNSLVGRMTAELNFELLQPSLTLREE, translated from the coding sequence ATGTTCAAGTTGTTCCAGAGATGGGCAAGGGTCAAAGAAGTGTTCATATCCAGGCGTCTCAATCGGTGGGGTAGAAGGTTCGATTTCGTTAGATTCTTCAACGTCAACAATGCAGCGAGCCTGGAGAGGGATCTAGACCTGTGTTATATTGGAAATAGGAAACTGTATGTTAACCTACCAAGATACCAGAGAGATGATTTTGAATGTAAACGTGCTGAGCATAAAGATCCTAAAGGATTAAGAAATGGTGGAGATGTCCATCCTTTTGGGCAGAGGGAAGGAAAGGAGGTGTGGAGGGAAAAAAGTGGGAAGGAAGGTCACAAGAATGGTACTGTCACCCAGTCATATGCAGATGTAGTTAGAAAGAGAACACAAGACCAGTGGAGGGGCCCGAGCCTAACGACTAAAATGGTAACTCTACCATGGATGACTAATAGCTTGGTTGGTCGTATGACAGCCGAGCTTAACTTTGAGCTCCTACAGCCGAGCTTAACTTTAAGGGAGGAATGA